The Bacillota bacterium DNA window TGGCCAAGGCCAGGAACATAATAGCCAGGCCGGGGAACGTAGACACCCACCAAGCACCGAGCATATACTGACGACCGGCGTTCACCATGGAGCCCCAGGCCGGAATACGTGGTTCCACGCCCAAACCCAAGAAGCTCAGGGAAGCTTCAGTTACAATCATGTGGGCCAATCTTAAGGTGGCCAGCACAATCAGGGACGGCTGAATATTGGGCAAGATCTCCCGGAGCAAAATAGCCCAGTCCGGCTGGCCGCTGAGGCGGGCCGCTTCTACGTATTCCTTGGTTTTCTCCGCTAGCACCTGCCCCCGCACCAACCGGTAGAACTCCACCCAGCCTTTGAAACTCAAAGCCAGGATCAAGTTGGTCATACCCGGCCCAATGGCGGCCATGACAAAGATAGCAAACACCAGATAGGGGAAAGCCAACAGCAAATCGCTCAGGCGCGACAGCACACTGTCCAGACGCCCCTGAAAATAGCCGGCTACAAGGCCCAACGTAGTTCCAAGCACCAGGGAGAAAGCCACTGCCGACAAGCCCACGGTGAGAGAGACTCGGCTGCCGTAGATAATTCGGGACAACAGATCGCGCCCCACTTCATCGCAGCCTAGAATATGTTGCCAATTGCCGCTGATCCAGGCCGGCGGCAGCAGTCGAGCCGTCAGTTCCCCGCTGTAAGGGCTCCAGGGGGCCAAGCGGGGAGCGAGCACGGCCATGGCCACATAAAGCAGCATCACCACACCGCCGATTAGAGCGGAGGGATGAGCTACCACTTCCCCTAAGAACCAGTGGAGCTTACCGGTAAACAGACCCAAACGGATGCGCCACAGATATAGTTGGGTCTCCAGCCAATTATAAACACCACCACGTTCCATTACTAAAGAATCAGCACCAGGTCTTAGCTCCATGAGCGCACCCCCTATAAAGAAATTTTTGGATTGATGCAAGTGTACAAGATATCAGCCACTAAGTTCATAACAATAAAGGTAAAGGCAAATACCATCACCGCACCTTGAACCAAGGGAAAATCGCGGCGCAAAATAGCATCCACTACCAATCGCCCCACTCCCGGCCAGCCAAAGACAGTTTCCACAATCATGTTACCGGCCAGAAAGCCGCCGGCCTGAATGGCCACCACAGTGACAGTGGGAATCAGGGCGTTTCTTAAGGCGTGACGGCCGATGACAATAACCTCCGGCAGACCCTTGGCCCGGGCCAAGGTCACGTAATCCTGGCGCAGCACCTCCAGCATACTGGAGCGCACCATGCGAGCCACAGTGGCTGACATGGTGGCTCCCATGGTGAGAGCCGGTAAGAACAGGTGGCGCAAGGCCGACATAAA harbors:
- a CDS encoding ABC transporter permease, with translation MERGGVYNWLETQLYLWRIRLGLFTGKLHWFLGEVVAHPSALIGGVVMLLYVAMAVLAPRLAPWSPYSGELTARLLPPAWISGNWQHILGCDEVGRDLLSRIIYGSRVSLTVGLSAVAFSLVLGTTLGLVAGYFQGRLDSVLSRLSDLLLAFPYLVFAIFVMAAIGPGMTNLILALSFKGWVEFYRLVRGQVLAEKTKEYVEAARLSGQPDWAILLREILPNIQPSLIVLATLRLAHMIVTEASLSFLGLGVEPRIPAWGSMVNAGRQYMLGAWWVSTFPGLAIMFLALATNMFGEGLRDILDPRLKVE
- a CDS encoding ABC transporter permease, with amino-acid sequence FMSALRHLFLPALTMGATMSATVARMVRSSMLEVLRQDYVTLARAKGLPEVIVIGRHALRNALIPTVTVVAIQAGGFLAGNMIVETVFGWPGVGRLVVDAILRRDFPLVQGAVMVFAFTFIVMNLVADILYTCINPKISL